One region of Halohasta litchfieldiae genomic DNA includes:
- a CDS encoding GAF domain-containing sensor histidine kinase codes for MTPSVLANRIANAVEQERGRLARTQLMESTAVISGLYDVINETDLSFEQKLDRVLTIGTSELGYPIGYITHVEGDSLEVIAAVGDHETIQEDAAIPLDTTYCKHTIDDKTPKAISDAASNPEWASSDAFDGTGLHCYVGAPIIVDGEVYGTLCFASRAPQNDTTVDDDELTVKTLAQWVGYEIDRHEYERELKRQIDRLEEFTGVVSHDLRNPLNIAQGRIDIVKDECNSDSIGAVNRALDRMEAIIEDTLTLARQGQTVDDTDMEPVEIGSVVEHCREIVETGDSEIRPVDDFTAHTDRNRYYQLFENLIRNAVEHSQQPVTIRIGLLDVMFTSTRVESDGTFGFYVEDDGPGVPEEKREEVFEAGESTNPQGTGFGLSIVKRIAEAHGWEVDLTDSFDDGARFEFTNVR; via the coding sequence ATGACACCCTCGGTGTTGGCAAACCGGATCGCCAACGCCGTCGAGCAGGAGCGAGGACGGCTTGCACGCACCCAACTCATGGAGTCGACGGCGGTCATTTCGGGACTGTATGACGTCATCAACGAGACGGATCTCTCGTTCGAACAGAAACTCGACCGCGTCCTGACAATCGGGACCTCGGAGCTTGGCTACCCAATCGGCTACATTACGCATGTCGAGGGCGACTCGTTGGAAGTGATCGCCGCAGTCGGCGACCACGAGACGATCCAAGAAGACGCCGCGATTCCGCTGGATACGACCTACTGTAAACACACAATTGACGACAAAACGCCCAAAGCGATCAGCGATGCAGCCAGTAACCCGGAGTGGGCCAGCTCGGATGCCTTCGACGGGACTGGACTCCACTGTTATGTCGGCGCACCGATCATCGTCGACGGCGAGGTCTACGGGACGCTCTGTTTTGCAAGCCGGGCCCCGCAGAACGACACGACCGTCGACGACGACGAGCTCACGGTCAAAACGCTGGCCCAGTGGGTCGGCTACGAGATCGACCGCCACGAGTACGAACGCGAGCTCAAACGCCAGATCGACCGGCTCGAAGAGTTTACTGGCGTCGTCTCCCACGACCTTCGCAACCCGCTCAACATCGCCCAGGGGCGGATCGACATCGTCAAAGACGAATGCAACTCCGACAGTATCGGCGCGGTCAATCGGGCCTTAGACCGGATGGAGGCGATCATCGAGGACACCCTCACGCTGGCGCGACAGGGTCAGACCGTCGACGACACCGACATGGAGCCGGTCGAGATCGGGTCGGTGGTTGAGCACTGCCGAGAGATCGTCGAGACCGGCGACTCCGAAATCCGACCGGTCGACGACTTCACCGCCCACACCGACCGCAACCGGTATTATCAGCTGTTCGAGAACCTGATCCGCAACGCGGTCGAACACAGCCAGCAGCCGGTGACGATTCGGATCGGTCTCCTGGACGTGATGTTCACCTCCACCCGCGTCGAGAGCGACGGCACCTTCGGCTTCTACGTCGAAGACGACGGCCCCGGCGTTCCGGAGGAGAAACGCGAGGAGGTGTTCGAGGCCGGAGAGTCGACCAACCCACAGGGAACCGGGTTTGGCCTGTCTATCGTCAAGCGGATCGCCGAGGCCCACGGCTGGGAGGTCGACCTCACCGACAGTTTCGATGACGGCGCACGCTTCGAGTTCACCAACGTCAGGTAG
- a CDS encoding DUF7287 family protein, translated as MASTDRGQTVIDFAVGAGVFLIATGVVFAFIPTMFEPFASAAGSSPIVADRTADHLTGSLLVADPATPSTLSAACTAAFFSANESLGDAADCRFDASASTTTLLGIEGRDVNVTVRELGASPTTGLPVTRSVDGVDYMLTRGTADLQSSVTVSSRAVLIEGDRYRFVVKVAQ; from the coding sequence ATGGCCTCAACTGACCGCGGGCAGACGGTGATCGATTTCGCCGTCGGTGCCGGAGTGTTTCTGATCGCGACGGGCGTGGTCTTCGCCTTTATCCCCACGATGTTCGAGCCGTTTGCGAGTGCCGCCGGAAGCTCTCCCATCGTCGCCGATCGGACGGCCGACCATCTTACTGGGTCGCTGTTGGTCGCTGATCCAGCCACGCCGTCGACGCTGTCGGCGGCCTGTACGGCCGCCTTTTTCAGTGCCAACGAGAGCCTCGGCGACGCCGCCGACTGTAGGTTCGACGCCTCGGCGTCGACCACCACGCTCCTCGGCATCGAGGGCCGCGATGTCAATGTCACCGTCAGGGAGTTGGGTGCATCGCCGACCACCGGTCTACCAGTCACCAGATCCGTCGACGGCGTCGACTACATGCTCACACGCGGGACGGCCGATCTTCAGTCGTCGGTCACGGTCTCGAGCCGGGCCGTCCTGATCGAGGGCGACCGCTACAGATTTGTGGTGAAGGTGGCACAATGA
- a CDS encoding type II secretion system F family protein, which produces MSLQTSPNDAETDGLADAFYPLYKLLFDDSSDFVDDVERKLTEARMADTVEHYLSWALGIGTVLGGVLWIIGSLLGFALFRFGLVTPEMLSLGIPVSSGQTAALLRALVVPVTVGVAGIVFGSFGFAIGFGGLVGLPYMRAGERKRNINILLPDAISFMYALSVGGLNQLEILRAMAEAEDTYDEIAREFQSIVNETEYFGTDYRNAIRKQSMETPSDPLAQFLTDMLSIVNSGGDMESFLADKKDAHMRTAKQQQEMTLETLELFGEMYMTLSLFPLLLVIILVIMGMLGNADERLLYGTIYVLIPLIGAAFLVLVSTVKQDDPGDGYLRPRNGSDRLTESTKAGLTHLGLIEGFVGRFRVFDRIKSGERAYKVKEVLKAPHLFFRDYPLLTLALTVPAALLVVGVAVATGRAPLDIPSWIERPVWSTFIWVYVPIYLVCIPLGIFYEWNAYSRNAITGKLSTNLRKLSSANDTGQTLLDSIMTVADTSSGKLADEFEVMYAKVNYGVSLREAFVEFNNKYHLPRLARTVKLITEAQEASSEITDVLRTAAQASENADDIERERVSRTRMQVAIILMTYLTLLGVMAILQTQFIDVMAGLTSQASGSGGGAASGGQEFGGGVDPSLLSLLFFHAVTIQAVLAGLIAGYIRTAKLISGVKFVVILQTIALAVWVVVG; this is translated from the coding sequence ATGAGTCTCCAAACGAGTCCGAACGACGCCGAGACTGACGGGCTGGCGGACGCCTTTTACCCGCTCTACAAACTCCTGTTCGACGACAGCAGCGACTTCGTCGACGATGTCGAGCGGAAACTCACCGAGGCTCGGATGGCCGACACCGTCGAACACTACCTCTCGTGGGCGCTGGGTATCGGCACGGTTCTCGGTGGAGTGTTGTGGATCATCGGCTCGCTGTTGGGGTTCGCACTGTTCCGGTTCGGCCTCGTTACGCCGGAGATGCTCAGTCTCGGCATTCCGGTGTCATCGGGCCAAACCGCCGCCCTCCTCCGCGCACTCGTTGTGCCGGTGACTGTCGGGGTTGCGGGCATCGTCTTCGGCTCGTTTGGCTTTGCGATTGGGTTCGGCGGGCTGGTCGGACTGCCATACATGCGGGCCGGCGAGCGAAAGCGCAACATCAACATCCTGCTGCCGGATGCGATTTCGTTCATGTATGCGCTGTCGGTCGGGGGGCTGAACCAGCTCGAAATCCTGCGGGCGATGGCCGAGGCCGAAGACACCTACGACGAGATCGCTCGGGAGTTCCAGAGCATCGTCAACGAAACCGAGTACTTTGGTACTGATTACCGGAACGCGATCCGCAAACAGTCGATGGAGACGCCGAGCGATCCGCTCGCGCAGTTTCTGACCGACATGCTGTCGATTGTGAACTCGGGCGGCGATATGGAGTCGTTCCTCGCCGACAAGAAGGACGCCCACATGCGAACGGCCAAACAGCAACAGGAGATGACTCTCGAAACCCTGGAGCTGTTCGGCGAGATGTATATGACGCTCTCGTTGTTCCCGCTCCTGCTCGTGATTATTCTGGTCATCATGGGGATGTTGGGCAACGCCGACGAGCGACTCCTCTACGGGACGATCTACGTCTTGATTCCACTCATCGGCGCGGCGTTTCTGGTGTTGGTTTCGACGGTCAAACAGGACGACCCGGGCGACGGCTACCTCCGGCCACGAAACGGCAGCGACCGCCTCACGGAGTCGACCAAGGCGGGACTCACTCATCTCGGACTCATCGAGGGATTCGTTGGCCGATTCCGGGTGTTCGACCGGATCAAATCCGGCGAGCGAGCCTACAAAGTCAAAGAGGTTCTCAAGGCACCGCACCTGTTTTTCCGTGACTACCCACTGCTAACGCTGGCGCTGACAGTCCCTGCCGCGCTCCTCGTCGTTGGTGTTGCGGTGGCAACCGGTCGGGCACCGCTGGATATCCCCTCGTGGATCGAACGACCCGTCTGGAGTACGTTCATATGGGTGTACGTCCCGATCTATCTGGTCTGCATACCGCTGGGGATCTTCTACGAGTGGAACGCCTACTCCCGGAACGCGATCACGGGGAAACTGTCGACGAACCTCCGGAAACTGTCGAGTGCTAACGACACCGGCCAGACCCTGCTGGATTCGATTATGACCGTCGCCGACACCTCCAGCGGGAAACTCGCCGACGAGTTCGAGGTTATGTACGCGAAGGTCAACTACGGGGTGAGCCTCCGGGAGGCGTTTGTCGAGTTCAACAACAAGTACCACCTCCCGCGGCTGGCCCGGACGGTCAAACTCATCACCGAGGCCCAGGAGGCCTCCAGCGAGATCACCGACGTGTTGCGGACGGCAGCCCAAGCCAGCGAGAACGCCGACGATATCGAACGCGAGCGCGTCTCTCGGACCCGGATGCAGGTCGCGATCATCCTGATGACGTATCTGACGCTGCTGGGTGTGATGGCGATTTTGCAGACCCAGTTCATCGACGTGATGGCCGGGCTCACCAGTCAGGCCTCGGGCAGCGGTGGTGGGGCGGCCAGCGGCGGCCAGGAGTTCGGTGGTGGCGTCGACCCGAGCCTGCTGTCGCTGTTGTTCTTCCACGCCGTGACGATTCAGGCGGTGCTGGCGGGCCTGATTGCGGGCTACATCCGAACTGCGAAACTGATCTCGGGGGTCAAGTTCGTCGTGATCCTCCAGACGATTGCGCTGGCTGTCTGGGTGGTGGTTGGCTGA
- a CDS encoding transposase, whose translation MATETLALFEHLEFDFLEEFDVFAPARRGRTRDHHPPALFRAFLHCYYKNVYGIRPVTRELQNTVVWLSCGFDRPPSRDAVDRFLTDLEHVVDEVFDRLVEQAACRGLLDLTYSIDSTDVRTMPADQDASKGYDPTAEEYYHGYGCTIVSTGQKIPIAAEFTESKQAPEETAMRVTCDALAVEKPIWMLGDSAYDTLGWHDHLLAAGVVPVAPYNARNTDDPKDIEYRVEARIDEHSEDVQLKQSTLDETYNRRSGVERTNDAVKDCGLGHVRARGRVHARAQVFLALCLRLVIAITNDERGDNPGSTVITL comes from the coding sequence ATGGCGACCGAGACGCTCGCGTTGTTCGAGCATCTTGAGTTCGACTTTCTCGAAGAATTCGATGTGTTCGCCCCCGCTCGCCGGGGGCGAACACGAGATCATCACCCACCAGCACTCTTCCGAGCGTTCCTGCACTGCTACTACAAGAACGTCTACGGCATCCGTCCAGTCACGCGAGAACTCCAGAACACGGTCGTCTGGCTCAGCTGTGGCTTCGATCGACCGCCGTCGAGAGACGCGGTCGATCGCTTCCTCACCGACCTCGAACACGTCGTCGACGAGGTCTTCGACCGCCTCGTCGAGCAGGCCGCCTGCCGCGGCCTGCTCGACTTGACCTACTCCATCGATTCCACCGACGTGAGGACGATGCCCGCCGACCAAGACGCGTCGAAAGGCTACGATCCAACCGCCGAAGAGTACTACCACGGCTACGGCTGTACGATCGTCTCGACCGGGCAAAAGATCCCGATTGCCGCGGAGTTCACCGAGAGCAAGCAAGCGCCAGAGGAGACGGCGATGCGCGTCACGTGTGACGCGCTCGCCGTCGAGAAACCGATCTGGATGCTTGGAGACAGCGCCTACGACACGCTCGGCTGGCACGACCACCTGCTGGCCGCAGGGGTCGTGCCAGTCGCTCCGTACAACGCACGAAACACCGACGATCCGAAAGACATCGAGTACAGGGTCGAAGCCCGCATCGACGAACACAGCGAGGACGTTCAGCTGAAGCAATCGACGCTAGACGAGACGTACAACCGCCGGAGTGGAGTCGAACGAACCAACGACGCCGTCAAGGACTGCGGCCTCGGGCACGTTCGCGCCCGAGGCCGCGTCCACGCACGAGCACAAGTGTTCCTCGCGCTGTGCCTTCGTCTCGTTATTGCGATCACCAACGACGAACGCGGAGACAATCCAGGAAGCACCGTCATCACGCTATGA
- a CDS encoding 4a-hydroxytetrahydrobiopterin dehydratase, with the protein MASELADEPCEACTSEDEPLPESEYEEYLAELDTEVWDVINGHHLEGTYEFEDFRDALEFTYEVGELAEEEWHHPDFHLQWGEVQIEMWTHKIDGLHKADFVMAARMDRIHEDYS; encoded by the coding sequence ATGGCATCCGAACTCGCCGACGAACCCTGTGAAGCCTGCACCTCCGAGGACGAACCGCTCCCGGAATCCGAATACGAGGAGTATCTCGCAGAACTCGACACCGAGGTGTGGGACGTGATCAACGGCCACCATCTCGAAGGCACCTACGAGTTCGAGGATTTCCGCGATGCCCTTGAGTTCACCTACGAGGTCGGCGAACTCGCCGAGGAGGAGTGGCACCACCCCGACTTTCATCTTCAGTGGGGCGAGGTTCAAATCGAGATGTGGACGCACAAAATTGACGGCCTCCACAAGGCCGACTTCGTGATGGCCGCCCGCATGGATCGAATCCACGAGGATTATTCCTAA
- a CDS encoding UbiA family prenyltransferase — protein sequence MILTVYLLQLPYTVEPIVVISLLSLSIYLLDRLVITQEDTNSTTKTRQTRILDQYQLVFWIIAICSLLTFLIITFSTLSLVQFSLLNIPLVVFSVYYYLKQTLFLDTAGIAVAWASCLLCTAVFFTDTPPNHAAIVPTFFALGCMKASETELGNIRDMSADAAEGNKTLPMVIGVENTKVCIVIGETISVLLFAYISNSRLFLAVLVGYLLLIGGLLNSADQTVASQTILKNRLTKIVFGVVILLAFL from the coding sequence ATGATACTGACAGTATATTTACTCCAATTACCGTACACTGTTGAACCGATTGTCGTCATCTCGTTACTCTCACTCTCTATCTATCTACTTGACCGATTAGTTATCACACAAGAAGATACAAACTCGACAACGAAAACACGGCAGACACGGATATTAGATCAGTATCAGTTAGTGTTCTGGATCATCGCAATCTGCTCGCTTCTTACCTTTCTTATAATAACGTTTAGTACCCTTTCACTCGTACAGTTTTCACTACTAAATATCCCGCTCGTTGTTTTTTCTGTGTACTATTACCTCAAACAAACACTGTTCTTGGATACTGCTGGCATCGCAGTCGCTTGGGCGTCGTGTCTGCTGTGTACGGCAGTATTCTTCACAGACACACCTCCCAATCACGCAGCAATAGTTCCGACCTTCTTTGCACTCGGGTGTATGAAGGCATCCGAGACAGAGCTCGGCAACATCAGAGATATGTCAGCGGACGCTGCTGAAGGGAACAAAACGCTACCAATGGTAATCGGCGTGGAAAATACGAAAGTATGTATTGTAATTGGAGAGACAATTTCTGTTTTACTTTTCGCCTATATATCGAACTCACGTCTCTTTTTGGCTGTTTTGGTAGGATACCTGCTTCTGATCGGCGGGTTACTGAACAGCGCTGATCAAACGGTTGCTTCACAAACGATACTCAAGAATAGACTCACCAAAATCGTGTTCGGGGTCGTGATTCTCTTGGCGTTTTTGTGA
- a CDS encoding DUF7289 family protein, which translates to MISDRGPLSDDQRAVSETLGYILVFSIIVTTITTASVFGFSGLEDRQAAEQVTNVERAFDVMADNFEDMGRYEDPSRATEIRLAQGTIGIAEPITVTVGRWDAATGSFVTANTTNVTVQPLVFRSDSGSVVYEGGMVFRADGSASIARSPLPFVVDEETALVPVIATQGSTTSTVGGDQTVLVVGEHRPNTRTLSNRTVDAGGGGTQLRVRIESPRATGWERTLRDEGYQNVSVDAANGTVTAELAVAENGTVRRPDRVRLPITRIAVRFD; encoded by the coding sequence ATGATCTCTGATCGTGGCCCACTGAGCGATGACCAGCGCGCAGTCAGCGAGACACTGGGCTACATTCTCGTGTTTTCGATCATTGTCACGACGATCACGACCGCGAGCGTCTTCGGCTTTAGCGGGCTGGAAGACCGCCAAGCCGCCGAACAGGTCACCAACGTCGAGCGGGCCTTCGACGTAATGGCCGACAACTTCGAGGATATGGGCCGCTACGAGGACCCAAGTCGGGCTACCGAGATCCGACTGGCCCAGGGGACGATTGGGATTGCTGAGCCGATCACGGTCACTGTCGGGCGGTGGGACGCCGCCACTGGCTCGTTTGTGACCGCCAACACGACCAACGTAACCGTTCAGCCGCTGGTTTTCCGGAGCGATAGCGGCAGTGTCGTCTACGAAGGTGGGATGGTGTTCCGGGCCGACGGCTCGGCGAGCATTGCCCGCTCGCCGCTTCCGTTCGTCGTCGACGAGGAGACGGCGCTCGTCCCCGTTATAGCTACCCAAGGCAGTACAACGAGCACTGTCGGCGGCGATCAAACCGTTCTCGTCGTCGGCGAGCATCGACCGAACACGCGGACGCTGAGCAATCGAACCGTCGACGCTGGAGGTGGAGGCACCCAACTCCGCGTTCGGATCGAGTCGCCGCGGGCCACCGGCTGGGAGCGAACGCTCCGCGACGAGGGCTACCAGAACGTGAGCGTCGACGCAGCAAACGGGACTGTCACTGCAGAACTGGCCGTCGCCGAAAACGGAACCGTCCGCCGCCCGGACCGGGTTCGGCTCCCGATAACCCGGATCGCGGTTCGGTTCGACTGA
- a CDS encoding DUF7266 family protein, with amino-acid sequence MSLRRDRRAVSVTVGYVLMLAVAALLMGTLLTAGSGLIEGRSEQVVDDQLTVIGTQVASNIHEADRLAQVAHADANTTSATGAISLDVRLPQQVAGTRYRIEITSDTIILRSSNPDVRVNVTYPETAIPVSTTGQFNGGDVRIVYETPPAGSPVSTGRLEVEQ; translated from the coding sequence ATGAGCCTACGTCGTGATCGGCGTGCCGTCTCGGTGACCGTGGGCTACGTCCTCATGCTGGCGGTGGCCGCGCTGTTGATGGGGACGCTGTTGACTGCCGGCAGTGGGCTGATCGAGGGCCGGTCCGAACAGGTCGTCGACGATCAACTGACCGTTATCGGCACGCAGGTCGCCTCGAACATCCACGAGGCCGACCGGCTTGCACAAGTCGCACACGCGGATGCCAACACCACCAGCGCGACGGGAGCGATCAGCCTCGACGTCCGACTGCCCCAACAGGTCGCCGGAACGAGGTATCGCATCGAAATCACCAGCGACACGATCATCCTCCGGAGTTCGAATCCGGACGTGCGTGTAAACGTAACCTATCCCGAGACGGCCATCCCTGTCTCGACCACCGGCCAATTTAATGGGGGCGACGTGCGGATCGTCTACGAGACACCGCCGGCTGGCTCGCCGGTGTCGACTGGTCGACTGGAGGTCGAACAATGA
- a CDS encoding aminotransferase class V-fold PLP-dependent enzyme gives MTPRELRESIPALAETTFFNTGASGPSPQPVINAATDCLRHHKAEAPAAEGMYTAAREARSESRETIAAHLGVAPDELALTESTSDAISALAAAIDWQPGDTIVRTDLEHPAGVLPWQRAARQHGASVRVLETTDGRVDIDSYTEAVADARLVCFSSLSWNYGTQLPVSQLVDIAHDADCEVLVDAVQSAGQTSVDLDAWGAEYVAGSGHKWLLGPWGSGYLYVREGCGADLHPAQVCYNSVEDPDADEYTLKSTAQQFERGTASPAPHVGMAAAVDLFEAVGMDVLEDRIEELTDRLKAAVPDGQLLSPTGFESGLVTIDVAEPESVVETLAAQEIRIRSLPEPDAVRASVHAFNTEAEVDALVAALDDCGALD, from the coding sequence ATGACCCCACGCGAACTCCGGGAGTCGATTCCGGCGCTTGCAGAGACGACCTTTTTCAATACGGGCGCAAGCGGACCGAGCCCACAGCCCGTAATCAATGCCGCGACTGACTGTCTTAGGCATCACAAAGCCGAAGCCCCGGCGGCCGAAGGAATGTACACCGCCGCCCGCGAGGCGCGCAGCGAGAGCCGCGAGACGATCGCGGCCCATCTCGGCGTTGCTCCCGACGAACTCGCGCTCACCGAGTCGACCAGTGACGCGATCAGCGCGCTGGCAGCCGCCATTGATTGGCAGCCCGGCGATACAATCGTCCGCACTGATCTCGAACATCCCGCCGGTGTGCTGCCGTGGCAACGCGCCGCCCGGCAACACGGAGCGAGCGTTAGAGTACTCGAAACCACCGATGGACGCGTCGACATCGACAGCTACACCGAGGCGGTCGCAGATGCACGCTTGGTCTGTTTTAGCTCGCTGTCATGGAACTACGGCACGCAGTTGCCCGTCTCCCAACTCGTCGACATCGCCCACGACGCCGACTGTGAGGTACTCGTCGACGCGGTCCAGTCGGCCGGGCAGACGTCAGTCGATCTCGATGCGTGGGGCGCAGAGTACGTCGCCGGATCTGGCCACAAATGGCTTCTGGGGCCGTGGGGATCGGGCTATCTCTACGTTCGGGAGGGCTGTGGGGCTGATCTGCATCCGGCACAGGTCTGCTACAACAGCGTCGAAGATCCGGATGCCGACGAGTATACGCTGAAGTCGACCGCGCAGCAGTTCGAACGCGGGACAGCCTCACCAGCCCCCCACGTCGGGATGGCCGCAGCGGTCGACCTGTTCGAAGCAGTCGGCATGGACGTACTCGAAGATCGAATCGAAGAACTCACAGATCGGCTGAAGGCGGCGGTTCCAGACGGCCAGCTGCTGAGCCCCACAGGGTTCGAATCCGGACTGGTGACGATTGACGTGGCCGAACCCGAGTCGGTCGTCGAGACGCTTGCAGCCCAAGAGATCCGCATTCGATCCCTGCCGGAGCCGGATGCAGTTCGGGCCTCTGTGCATGCGTTCAACACCGAGGCGGAGGTCGACGCCCTCGTTGCAGCCCTCGACGACTGTGGCGCGCTTGACTGA
- a CDS encoding DUF7261 family protein, producing MADVMARSSDRGQLLLITALALAVILVTVALLLNAAIFTENVATRDTTTQGAEAIELRGELVTAIGDLIETENRQGDGSTTNVTEGIETMKPLVDRERARHGVVATLARNGTTSGQLIESTDFEADGTDWTLVESLSDARAFTVTVDPTEIYTESNPNAIQIEDNAFAVRFITSDENVTQYLYNDGDDLVVATAVASADPETRCRIDHGGSDTTVDLSREQLSTDDATVECFRGLWPDEDPERIEFLNGDAAEGLFTVTVDDSASSTIATTDAVYSATVDIGYRSSELDFETTVRVAPGEPQ from the coding sequence ATGGCGGATGTAATGGCTCGCTCCTCGGATCGCGGCCAACTGCTGTTGATCACCGCCCTCGCGCTGGCGGTGATCTTGGTGACTGTCGCGCTGTTGTTGAACGCCGCCATCTTCACCGAGAACGTCGCCACCAGAGACACTACCACTCAGGGTGCCGAGGCCATCGAGCTTCGGGGTGAACTGGTCACAGCCATCGGTGATCTCATCGAAACTGAAAACCGACAGGGAGACGGCTCGACGACCAACGTTACCGAGGGAATCGAGACGATGAAACCGCTGGTCGACCGTGAGCGCGCCCGCCATGGGGTGGTTGCAACCCTCGCTCGAAACGGCACGACGTCGGGACAGTTGATCGAGTCCACGGATTTCGAAGCCGACGGGACCGACTGGACGCTTGTCGAGAGTCTGTCCGACGCCAGAGCGTTCACCGTTACTGTTGATCCGACTGAGATATACACGGAGTCCAATCCGAATGCAATCCAGATCGAAGACAACGCCTTCGCCGTTCGATTTATCACCAGCGATGAGAACGTGACACAGTATCTCTACAATGACGGTGATGATCTGGTCGTCGCCACGGCAGTGGCGTCTGCCGACCCCGAAACTCGCTGTCGGATCGACCACGGCGGGTCAGATACGACCGTCGACCTCTCTCGTGAGCAGCTTTCGACTGACGACGCGACGGTCGAGTGTTTTCGTGGACTGTGGCCCGACGAAGACCCCGAGCGGATCGAGTTTCTCAACGGCGATGCCGCCGAGGGGCTGTTCACGGTGACTGTCGACGATAGCGCATCATCAACGATTGCCACCACGGACGCCGTCTACTCGGCGACCGTCGACATCGGCTATCGGTCGTCGGAACTCGATTTCGAAACGACGGTGCGGGTCGCACCGGGGGAGCCACAATGA
- a CDS encoding DUF7288 family protein: protein MRRNHSAATDDRGQAHTVEAFIAAMLLVTGLLFAMQATAVTPLSASTSNQHIENQQRALAGDLLSTAAEDGSLTEAVLYWNTSGGGFQDSPEAGYYTDSGSQTELLASLNRTLADRRIAYNVRVRYHNTTGTPSVRTQSMVEMGQPSDNAVTASRTVTLYDSTTLTGSDDSTLAQLEDDSGASFYAPNVDSGPVYNRVEVRIITWRM, encoded by the coding sequence ATGAGACGAAATCACTCCGCCGCGACTGACGACCGCGGCCAAGCCCACACGGTCGAGGCGTTTATCGCCGCGATGCTGTTGGTGACCGGGCTGTTGTTCGCCATGCAGGCGACCGCGGTCACGCCGCTGTCGGCCAGCACCTCGAACCAGCATATCGAAAACCAACAGCGTGCGCTGGCCGGTGATCTGCTGTCGACGGCCGCCGAGGACGGCTCGCTGACTGAGGCGGTGCTCTACTGGAACACCTCGGGCGGTGGGTTCCAAGACAGTCCCGAGGCAGGCTACTACACCGATTCCGGCTCCCAAACCGAGTTGTTAGCGTCGCTCAACCGGACACTGGCTGATCGGCGCATCGCCTACAACGTCAGGGTACGGTATCACAACACAACCGGGACGCCCTCGGTACGGACCCAGTCGATGGTCGAGATGGGCCAACCCAGCGACAATGCGGTGACCGCAAGCCGGACAGTCACGCTGTACGACTCGACCACGCTCACCGGGAGTGACGACTCGACGCTGGCCCAGCTCGAAGACGACAGCGGGGCGTCGTTCTACGCACCGAACGTCGACAGCGGGCCGGTGTACAACCGTGTGGAGGTGCGCATTATCACATGGCGGATGTAA